From Trueperella pecoris, a single genomic window includes:
- a CDS encoding tocopherol cyclase family protein — translation MMLHRYRATGADLPFADLRLSHPGVAMEGYYWKVTDPSAGRVLIAGIGVNQGPDGPWATLFLGASNGFVRELALPGAQAGEDGVWARSGDAFYGDGRRLIVDLGPDARLDLTFSGVEGWPRRALGGSSIFQCVPGLNQYWHPWILGGVVNGVATIGDETWDLRGAQLYAEKNWGREGFPEAWWWGQGQGFAGGASVAFAGGKVTAGKLHTTVTALVVRLPDGRVIRLGNPGTSPVRANVRPGRWELRGRSVRWAITVDAQAPTEDALILPVPLPSHNINVPGDLENLTGSMRVSVRHRAGLGRWKTVWSGSTDLAALEIGGLERAAQEASRRRKQ, via the coding sequence ATGATGCTGCATCGCTATCGCGCTACCGGCGCGGATCTTCCTTTCGCTGACCTGAGGCTGTCCCATCCCGGCGTCGCGATGGAGGGCTACTATTGGAAAGTCACCGATCCCTCCGCCGGGCGTGTGCTCATCGCGGGTATTGGGGTCAACCAGGGGCCAGATGGGCCTTGGGCAACCCTCTTCCTTGGGGCGTCCAACGGTTTCGTGCGCGAGCTCGCGTTACCGGGCGCCCAGGCGGGAGAGGACGGCGTGTGGGCACGTTCTGGTGACGCCTTTTATGGCGATGGCCGCAGGCTGATCGTGGACCTTGGGCCGGATGCCCGGTTGGACCTCACCTTTTCCGGTGTGGAGGGCTGGCCACGGCGGGCACTTGGCGGCTCGAGTATTTTCCAGTGCGTGCCGGGCCTGAACCAATACTGGCACCCGTGGATACTCGGCGGTGTTGTTAACGGCGTGGCTACGATCGGCGACGAGACGTGGGACTTGCGCGGGGCCCAACTCTACGCAGAAAAGAACTGGGGGCGCGAAGGATTCCCCGAGGCCTGGTGGTGGGGCCAGGGGCAGGGCTTTGCGGGCGGGGCCTCCGTAGCATTCGCGGGCGGCAAAGTGACCGCCGGCAAACTCCACACCACGGTCACGGCGTTGGTCGTCCGGCTTCCCGATGGTCGAGTGATCCGTCTGGGCAACCCGGGCACGTCACCCGTGCGTGCGAACGTGCGCCCGGGCCGTTGGGAGCTACGCGGAAGGTCGGTTCGATGGGCCATCACCGTGGACGCGCAGGCGCCCACCGAAGACGCGCTCATACTTCCTGTCCCGCTGCCTAGTCACAACATCAATGTCCCTGGCGATCTGGAAAACCTGACCGGGTCGATGCGGGTGTCGGTGCGCCACCGGGCGGGCCTTGGGCGGTGGAAAACCGTGTGGTCGGGTTCGACCGATCTTGCGGCACTCGAAATAGGTGGACTCGAGCGTGCCGCCCAGGAGGCCTCGCGCCGGCGCAAACAATAA
- a CDS encoding ATP-binding cassette domain-containing protein yields the protein MIEFDHVSKSYPGGTHAVSDVSFTIASHSTTVLVGPCGSGKSTVLGMVNRMIAPSAGRVLIDGVDVATLNPLLF from the coding sequence ATGATCGAGTTTGACCACGTCTCGAAGAGCTACCCGGGTGGGACGCACGCGGTAAGCGATGTGTCCTTCACGATAGCGAGCCATTCGACCACGGTCCTGGTGGGGCCCTGCGGATCGGGCAAGTCCACGGTCTTGGGCATGGTCAACCGGATGATCGCCCCCAGCGCTGGGCGCGTGCTGATCGACGGCGTCGACGTCGCCACCCTCAACCCGTTACTTTTTTGA
- a CDS encoding DsbA family protein, with translation MTKARMQKLVPALVIALAGLIIGVVLANALGAGEPEAKRMSAGVPEGQRPAIGPTAPTHVQNPGAPDFASIEQRVADDPLALGDAAAPVVMLAFSDYQCPFCALWTDRTLPVMKKYVKEGQLRIEWHDISIFGEDSERAALAALAAGAQGRFWDFHDELFAGGRIRQPQQLSHDELVAVADKLGLDVAKFLADLAAPETAQTVAKNKALGSDLGVYSTPVFVINGKPIIGAQPEATFTDAVEAALKEAGR, from the coding sequence ATGACGAAGGCACGCATGCAGAAGCTGGTGCCCGCGCTTGTGATTGCCTTGGCGGGCCTGATCATCGGCGTTGTACTTGCCAATGCGCTCGGCGCGGGCGAGCCCGAGGCCAAGCGGATGTCCGCCGGAGTCCCTGAGGGGCAACGCCCGGCGATTGGCCCCACGGCGCCGACGCACGTGCAAAATCCAGGGGCGCCAGACTTCGCCTCGATCGAACAGCGCGTGGCCGACGATCCGCTGGCTCTTGGCGACGCGGCTGCGCCCGTCGTCATGCTCGCCTTTTCCGACTACCAGTGCCCATTCTGTGCGCTGTGGACCGATCGCACCCTGCCGGTCATGAAGAAATACGTCAAGGAGGGGCAACTGCGGATCGAATGGCACGACATCTCGATCTTCGGCGAAGACTCCGAGCGTGCCGCGCTCGCGGCCCTAGCGGCGGGAGCCCAAGGAAGATTCTGGGACTTCCACGACGAGCTCTTCGCAGGTGGCCGCATTCGTCAGCCTCAGCAGCTCTCACACGACGAGCTCGTGGCGGTTGCGGACAAGCTTGGGCTCGACGTCGCGAAATTCTTAGCGGACCTGGCCGCACCCGAAACAGCCCAAACGGTGGCCAAGAATAAGGCGCTCGGATCGGACCTGGGCGTGTACTCGACGCCCGTCTTTGTGATCAACGGAAAACCTATTATTGGGGCCCAGCCCGAGGCGACTTTTACGGACGCCGTCGAGGCCGCCCTGAAGGAGGCCGGACGATGA
- the mscL gene encoding large conductance mechanosensitive channel protein MscL, translated as MLKGFKEFISRGNVLDLAVGVIIAGAFSAIVTALNEKLLMPLIGAIFGKPNFDQIWTIHLNGATILPGAVITQAVNFLIVAAAIYFFIVVPMNKIIKKPQTTEEAPVKTDEAILLEEIRDLLARQN; from the coding sequence ATGCTCAAGGGTTTCAAGGAATTCATTTCACGCGGCAACGTGCTTGACCTCGCTGTTGGCGTCATTATCGCGGGCGCTTTCTCCGCCATCGTCACCGCCCTCAACGAGAAGCTCCTCATGCCTCTCATCGGTGCAATCTTTGGAAAGCCGAACTTCGACCAGATCTGGACCATCCACCTCAACGGCGCCACCATCCTGCCCGGCGCTGTGATCACCCAGGCCGTCAACTTCCTCATCGTCGCCGCTGCGATCTACTTCTTCATCGTCGTCCCGATGAACAAGATCATCAAGAAGCCGCAAACGACCGAGGAAGCCCCGGTCAAGACTGACGAGGCGATCCTCCTCGAGGAGATCCGCGACCTGCTCGCTCGCCAGAACTAA
- a CDS encoding DUF2231 domain-containing protein, producing MNIPLHPLAVHLPVVLVTLSILFLLASMTTARLRAITATLGAAFT from the coding sequence ATGAATATTCCTCTGCATCCCCTCGCGGTTCACCTCCCCGTTGTCCTGGTAACGCTGTCCATTCTGTTCTTACTTGCCTCCATGACAACCGCGCGTCTCCGCGCGATCACCGCGACGCTCGGGGCCGCCTTCACCTAG
- a CDS encoding IS110 family transposase: protein MEPGDFKIWLGIDVGKADHWATAVNDSGELVYSHSLPNDESKLRAIYDDLAAQGRLLIVVDQPATIGALAVAVAQSMAIAVAYLPGLAMRRIADLYPGNAKTDQRDAFIIAHAARTTPHTLRTLRTIDEDEAELGMLTGFDDDLARQITQTRNRIRGLLTQIHPGLERVIGPRLDHPAILAMLQTWPVPAALKKAGHSRIGAKLKKHGARRWQAWANEIIDALATQTVTVTGTNAAAIVIPHLAHTLAGLYHQRDDIETQIEKLVTEHPLYPVLTSMPGIGVRTTAVIIAELAGKEFDSAANLASYAGLVPRTRQSGTSIKSENVSHTGNKRLKRALFLSAFASLRADPISRRYYDKKRLNGKRHNQAIIALAHRRLTVIYAMLRDGTFYETQPPKKAA, encoded by the coding sequence ATGGAACCTGGAGATTTCAAGATCTGGCTGGGTATAGACGTGGGAAAGGCTGACCACTGGGCAACCGCTGTTAACGATTCCGGTGAGCTGGTTTACTCCCACTCTTTGCCTAACGATGAAAGCAAACTACGCGCGATTTATGACGATCTAGCAGCCCAAGGTCGTTTGCTAATAGTTGTCGATCAACCCGCGACAATTGGCGCTTTAGCTGTCGCAGTTGCACAATCGATGGCAATCGCTGTCGCATATCTACCAGGCCTGGCGATGCGGCGCATCGCAGACTTATACCCAGGCAATGCGAAAACTGACCAACGCGATGCGTTCATCATCGCCCACGCAGCTCGTACAACGCCTCACACGCTGCGAACTCTTCGCACTATCGACGAAGACGAAGCCGAGCTGGGGATGCTCACCGGGTTCGACGACGACCTCGCACGCCAGATCACCCAGACTCGTAACCGCATCCGCGGTTTGTTGACACAGATTCACCCAGGACTAGAACGCGTGATTGGACCACGCCTGGACCATCCAGCAATCCTAGCCATGCTACAAACCTGGCCTGTTCCTGCCGCATTGAAGAAAGCTGGCCACTCTCGCATTGGCGCCAAACTCAAGAAACACGGAGCCAGGCGCTGGCAAGCATGGGCCAATGAGATTATCGACGCTCTTGCCACACAGACAGTGACCGTGACAGGCACAAACGCGGCAGCCATTGTCATCCCACACCTAGCACACACCTTAGCCGGGCTCTACCACCAGCGTGATGATATCGAGACACAAATCGAGAAGCTGGTGACCGAACACCCTCTTTACCCGGTCCTCACCTCCATGCCAGGAATTGGGGTGAGGACCACCGCTGTGATCATCGCCGAGCTTGCAGGAAAAGAATTCGACTCCGCCGCCAATCTCGCCTCCTACGCAGGCCTAGTACCAAGAACACGTCAGTCTGGAACATCAATTAAATCCGAGAACGTATCCCACACAGGCAACAAACGCCTCAAACGAGCCCTATTCCTGTCCGCCTTCGCTTCCCTACGTGCCGATCCCATTTCACGACGCTATTACGACAAGAAACGCCTTAACGGAAAACGACACAACCAAGCCATCATCGCCCTAGCCCACCGACGCCTAACCGTCATCTACGCCATGTTACGAGACGGCACCTTCTACGAAACCCAGCCCCCTAAAAAAGCCGCCTAG
- a CDS encoding GTP pyrophosphokinase, translating to MSALDNVDYRIWDWLPSAATEVELYLRRMLTGPSIKAHHVASRAKTIASFQNKCRQKNYDDPLAQVTDVVAARIITYSRTDRERVCDLIRDRFVVKEDEDRNPGAERPYEARGYDCHHFIVIGENATNQPSWLVEGGDLARYFEEFGGLEIQVRTVAAHAWAEFEHARRYKGKQFHALSEHDQATIDLLFAAAADTRSSLDEIFVAIDRVIARPAVESWRPEEEREDKPVAPEWGQGGAEADSPIDEESLRRLLNVVYPRDKRPTKAGLAFGLELVEACGLKTMGELAATLRKVDSERVQELMSYDMSVTQVRRLDDDLLAVFGDEYLATAGHAGNRPQRPEQLGWRYDRIRGKV from the coding sequence ATGAGTGCACTGGACAACGTTGATTACCGCATCTGGGATTGGCTTCCCTCGGCTGCGACGGAGGTTGAGCTGTATCTTCGGCGCATGCTGACGGGCCCGAGTATCAAGGCCCATCACGTGGCTTCGCGTGCGAAGACGATTGCCTCGTTCCAAAACAAGTGCCGCCAGAAGAACTACGATGACCCGTTGGCGCAGGTGACTGACGTGGTCGCGGCACGCATCATCACCTATTCGCGCACTGACCGCGAGCGCGTGTGTGACCTGATCCGGGACCGTTTCGTGGTCAAGGAGGACGAGGATCGTAATCCTGGCGCGGAGCGTCCCTATGAGGCGCGCGGCTACGATTGCCACCACTTTATCGTGATCGGTGAAAATGCCACGAATCAGCCGTCTTGGCTGGTGGAGGGCGGGGATCTTGCTCGCTACTTTGAGGAGTTTGGTGGCTTGGAGATTCAGGTGCGCACGGTCGCGGCGCACGCCTGGGCCGAGTTTGAGCATGCGCGGCGCTACAAGGGCAAGCAGTTCCATGCCCTGTCCGAGCATGACCAAGCGACGATCGACCTCCTCTTTGCCGCCGCTGCGGATACCCGTAGCTCCCTGGATGAGATTTTTGTGGCGATTGACCGCGTGATTGCTCGGCCGGCGGTGGAGTCGTGGCGGCCGGAGGAAGAGCGCGAGGACAAGCCGGTTGCTCCCGAGTGGGGGCAGGGTGGCGCGGAGGCGGATTCGCCGATTGATGAGGAGAGTCTTCGCAGGTTGCTTAACGTGGTTTACCCGCGCGATAAGCGTCCGACGAAGGCGGGCTTGGCCTTCGGGCTCGAGCTCGTCGAGGCCTGCGGGCTGAAAACGATGGGCGAGCTTGCCGCGACTTTGAGGAAGGTCGATAGCGAGCGCGTCCAGGAGCTGATGTCCTACGACATGTCGGTGACGCAGGTGCGTCGCCTGGACGACGATCTTCTTGCCGTCTTCGGCGACGAATACCTGGCCACCGCGGGGCATGCTGGCAACCGTCCGCAGCGTCCGGAGCAGTTGGGCTGGCGTTACGACCGTATCCGCGGCAAGGTTTAG
- a CDS encoding cytochrome c biogenesis CcdA family protein — protein sequence MIDIGFVTAFLGGALALLSPCAALLLPAYFASTMGVPRLVGNTIVFYLGLLLVLVPLGVGAGAFGSLFVLHRTAFITGSSILLIALGLAQIFGFGFDAAKIVPGHSRMEVEQKAATGLFKTFLLGTTSGLAGFCAGPILGAVLTMAAASGDVLTAGLLLAAYGAGMVVPLLIIAALWRPLGRRGRAFLRGRTFSAFGREFHTTSVVSGLLVIGIGVLFWATNGLVGVPELIPLSTQAGLQLAALRLANVWVDLVGVVLAAAIVLVLWARKSRDAVGPATPEAGGIPQGASRGAEQRAVGTPGFDAIGAYQQRRNFIAPDVRKEGTP from the coding sequence ATGATTGACATTGGCTTTGTCACCGCTTTCTTGGGTGGCGCGCTCGCCCTGCTTTCCCCGTGCGCGGCGCTCCTTCTGCCGGCCTATTTCGCGTCCACCATGGGGGTGCCCCGGCTCGTGGGTAACACGATCGTCTTCTACCTGGGCCTCTTGCTCGTGCTCGTGCCGTTGGGCGTGGGCGCCGGCGCGTTCGGCTCCCTCTTCGTCCTTCACCGCACGGCGTTTATCACCGGCTCGTCGATACTGCTGATCGCCTTGGGGCTCGCACAGATCTTCGGCTTCGGCTTTGACGCGGCGAAGATCGTGCCCGGCCATAGCCGGATGGAAGTCGAGCAAAAGGCGGCAACGGGTCTGTTCAAGACCTTCCTCTTGGGGACGACCAGCGGTCTGGCAGGCTTCTGCGCCGGCCCCATCCTAGGCGCCGTGTTGACCATGGCCGCGGCCTCCGGCGACGTTCTCACCGCCGGCCTCCTCCTTGCCGCTTACGGGGCGGGGATGGTCGTTCCTCTGCTGATCATCGCGGCATTGTGGCGTCCGCTCGGGCGCCGCGGGCGCGCGTTCCTGCGCGGGCGCACCTTCTCCGCCTTTGGGCGCGAGTTCCACACCACCTCCGTGGTCTCCGGCCTGCTCGTCATCGGCATCGGCGTCTTGTTCTGGGCGACGAACGGCCTCGTCGGAGTCCCCGAGCTCATCCCGCTTTCGACTCAAGCGGGCCTGCAGCTGGCCGCGCTCCGCCTCGCCAACGTGTGGGTTGACCTCGTCGGCGTCGTCCTTGCCGCCGCCATCGTCCTCGTGCTCTGGGCTAGGAAGTCTCGCGACGCCGTTGGCCCGGCCACGCCCGAAGCCGGCGGAATACCCCAAGGCGCGTCCCGCGGGGCCGAGCAACGCGCCGTCGGAACGCCCGGGTTCGACGCGATCGGTGCGTACCAGCAACGGCGCAATTTCATCGCCCCGGATGTGCGCAAAGAGGGCACGCCATGA
- the def gene encoding peptide deformylase, translated as MIYPIHVYGSPVLHKVSEPVTVFDDELAQLVEDMYETTVAAPGVGLAAPQIGLDKAMFVWVYNDEEHKGPERGVAINPTLLIEPIDTIEPDKYEDAEGCLSFPGYSFPIRRSQHAVLKAQDEKGQWYELEAYGWFARILQHEYDHLQGRVYVDRLQGKPAKRVAQIMKAEKWNVPGIEWMPGPGSPYEPEE; from the coding sequence ATGATCTATCCCATTCATGTTTATGGTTCTCCCGTCCTGCACAAGGTCAGCGAGCCGGTCACCGTTTTCGACGATGAGCTCGCCCAGCTTGTTGAGGACATGTATGAAACGACCGTGGCGGCGCCCGGCGTCGGCCTGGCGGCCCCGCAGATTGGTCTGGACAAGGCGATGTTTGTGTGGGTGTACAACGACGAAGAGCATAAGGGTCCCGAGCGTGGCGTGGCGATCAACCCCACCTTGCTCATCGAGCCGATCGATACCATTGAGCCGGATAAGTATGAGGACGCCGAAGGTTGTCTGTCCTTCCCCGGCTATTCCTTCCCGATCCGCCGGTCCCAGCACGCGGTGCTGAAGGCTCAGGATGAGAAGGGGCAGTGGTACGAGCTTGAGGCCTACGGCTGGTTCGCCCGCATCCTCCAGCATGAGTATGACCACCTGCAGGGGCGCGTCTACGTCGACCGCCTCCAGGGCAAGCCTGCCAAGCGTGTTGCGCAGATTATGAAGGCTGAGAAGTGGAATGTGCCCGGGATCGAGTGGATGCCGGGTCCGGGCTCGCCTTACGAGCCGGAGGAGTAA
- a CDS encoding class I SAM-dependent methyltransferase — MRTTASEWNERYSSSNQVWSGQPNGLLLREVEGLAPGTALDVGAGEGADAVWLVSRGWQVTAVDISSVAIDRARKAADAAGANVDWRVGDIAEVTGQFDLVTAFYPVVPKEGQMFARIRDLVAPGGTLLFVHHVPGHGHPEHGHPEHGHPQSGGPERGHQEQGAHGHAHAHGHRGPDFEMFMTPADARAALGHGWEVVKDEVVDRHVDGGAGAHHRFDGLLRAVKRGR; from the coding sequence ATGCGTACAACAGCTTCGGAATGGAATGAGCGCTACTCCTCCTCGAACCAGGTGTGGAGTGGTCAGCCCAACGGTTTGCTCCTGCGGGAGGTAGAGGGCCTCGCGCCCGGCACGGCCCTCGATGTGGGGGCCGGTGAGGGTGCCGACGCCGTGTGGCTGGTCTCCCGCGGATGGCAAGTGACGGCCGTGGATATCTCCTCGGTGGCAATCGATCGGGCGCGCAAGGCGGCCGATGCCGCTGGCGCCAACGTGGATTGGCGCGTGGGGGATATCGCTGAGGTCACAGGGCAGTTTGACTTGGTCACTGCTTTCTACCCCGTTGTCCCGAAGGAGGGGCAGATGTTCGCCCGCATCCGCGATCTCGTTGCACCTGGCGGAACTCTCCTCTTCGTCCACCACGTTCCGGGCCACGGCCACCCTGAGCACGGCCACCCTGAGCACGGCCACCCTCAGTCGGGCGGCCCCGAGCGCGGCCACCAGGAGCAAGGCGCTCACGGGCATGCCCATGCGCACGGTCACCGTGGCCCGGACTTCGAGATGTTCATGACGCCGGCCGATGCGCGTGCGGCGCTGGGTCACGGCTGGGAGGTCGTCAAGGATGAGGTGGTGGATCGTCACGTTGACGGCGGAGCCGGGGCTCATCACCGGTTTGACGGGCTCCTGCGCGCGGTCAAGAGGGGGAGATAG
- a CDS encoding GNAT family N-acetyltransferase yields the protein MAEPTPRLRPLRLSDAQDVLAAFESNPDMAHQGNIVTSERAEQFVRTLVEYPDQHPWAVDLEGRLVGLVAITVDPRHRTGWFWYWMHNDFRGRGWMSRAAATLAQWALDDAVVERLELAHRTNNPASGAVARAAGFVREGTERGKFLINGKRIDVATYGRLRSDPAPPRVRLMGSELSCLAYTDTTPAPAKEKS from the coding sequence ATGGCAGAACCAACGCCGCGGTTGAGGCCGCTTCGACTCTCCGACGCGCAAGACGTCCTCGCCGCATTCGAGTCCAACCCAGACATGGCCCACCAGGGCAACATCGTCACTTCGGAGCGCGCCGAACAATTTGTTCGCACCCTCGTGGAGTACCCGGATCAGCACCCGTGGGCGGTCGACCTCGAGGGGAGGCTCGTCGGGCTCGTCGCCATCACGGTCGATCCGCGGCATCGCACCGGATGGTTCTGGTATTGGATGCACAACGACTTCCGCGGGCGCGGCTGGATGAGCCGGGCCGCTGCCACCCTCGCCCAGTGGGCGCTAGACGACGCCGTCGTGGAACGCCTTGAGCTCGCTCACCGGACGAACAACCCGGCCTCCGGGGCGGTGGCTCGCGCTGCCGGATTCGTTCGGGAGGGCACCGAGCGCGGGAAGTTCCTCATCAACGGCAAACGCATTGACGTGGCCACCTACGGGCGCCTGCGCAGCGATCCCGCCCCTCCTCGTGTTCGACTGATGGGTAGCGAATTGTCTTGCCTGGCTTACACTGATACCACACCCGCCCCAGCTAAGGAAAAGTCATGA
- a CDS encoding cytochrome b5 domain-containing protein, with amino-acid sequence MLTGPAAVTALIFIVLVAIQGPKQCGAPKPLPPSTTATTAAENYALDQAARHNNADSCWSAIDGNVYDLTTWINRHPGGSKRIMGICGTDGSTKFNDEHGGGEVSRTLAQFKIGALTK; translated from the coding sequence ATGCTGACCGGGCCGGCAGCCGTCACTGCGCTCATCTTCATCGTGCTGGTTGCCATTCAGGGGCCCAAGCAGTGTGGGGCGCCCAAGCCGCTTCCCCCCTCAACCACTGCCACCACGGCAGCCGAGAACTACGCACTCGACCAGGCAGCCCGCCACAACAACGCCGACTCGTGCTGGTCCGCCATCGATGGCAACGTCTACGACCTCACCACCTGGATCAACAGGCACCCGGGAGGCTCTAAGCGAATCATGGGCATTTGCGGCACCGACGGCAGCACAAAATTCAACGACGAGCACGGCGGCGGCGAGGTCTCAAGGACGCTCGCCCAGTTCAAGATCGGCGCACTCACGAAGTAA
- a CDS encoding DUF952 domain-containing protein has product MSTIFHIALPEDLADAEREGTYDMSTRDVTLGEQGYIHASANAAQVEMVRLAIYDDRDDLVLLELDTDELAEVGLTVAMEPGDPDDPDSDLFPHIYGGVIPFRLLHRIEWPTR; this is encoded by the coding sequence GTGTCCACCATCTTTCATATCGCCCTCCCGGAAGATCTTGCCGACGCCGAACGCGAAGGCACCTACGACATGTCTACCCGCGACGTGACGTTGGGGGAGCAGGGGTACATTCATGCCTCGGCCAATGCTGCCCAGGTGGAGATGGTTCGTCTCGCCATCTATGACGACCGCGACGACCTGGTCCTCCTCGAGCTCGACACCGACGAGCTGGCCGAGGTGGGACTGACCGTCGCCATGGAACCTGGGGACCCCGACGATCCGGATTCGGATCTCTTCCCGCACATCTACGGCGGGGTCATTCCGTTCAGGCTCCTGCACCGCATCGAGTGGCCCACACGCTGA
- a CDS encoding nitroreductase family protein, which yields MQFFSDPVLDAIAHRRSVSKVGPRTPTDAEIRHLLAAVTHVADHKSLRPWRLIILRGDDRMKLANALDAAQGITRPEGEYNVKPFRAELLIAIVASPVEHESVPTWEQHATAAGAGHLLELALWQAGWGTMWRTGLYANAPEVRQAHGLSEDELLMGWLYVGDVDESFRARLEESKRPPLDPTQFVSSMP from the coding sequence ATGCAATTCTTTTCTGATCCGGTTCTTGACGCGATCGCGCACCGCCGCTCGGTGTCTAAGGTCGGGCCACGGACCCCAACCGACGCCGAGATCCGCCATCTGCTGGCGGCCGTCACGCACGTGGCCGACCATAAGTCGTTGCGGCCGTGGCGCCTGATCATCCTGCGTGGAGATGATCGAATGAAGCTGGCCAACGCTCTCGATGCTGCCCAGGGCATCACCCGCCCCGAGGGTGAATACAACGTCAAGCCCTTCCGCGCCGAGCTGCTCATCGCCATCGTCGCCAGCCCTGTCGAACACGAAAGCGTGCCCACTTGGGAGCAACACGCCACGGCCGCCGGCGCGGGCCACCTCCTCGAGCTAGCCCTGTGGCAGGCGGGGTGGGGCACCATGTGGCGCACCGGCCTCTACGCCAATGCCCCGGAGGTTCGCCAGGCTCACGGCCTGTCCGAAGACGAGCTTCTGATGGGCTGGCTCTACGTTGGTGACGTGGACGAAAGCTTTCGCGCACGCCTCGAAGAATCAAAGCGCCCGCCGCTTGATCCCACCCAGTTCGTCAGCTCCATGCCCTAG
- a CDS encoding cation transporter yields MDKASLPAIRRTILTVAFLNAAYFVVEFVMAIDLGSVSLFADSVDFLEDTAINLLVFFALTWSFAARRTAGSVLAGIILIPAVAALVTAVMKIVNPVAPEPGALTTTAVGALIVNVVCAVLLMRFRDDDADSSGLVRGAWLAARNDALANILIILAGLATFLVSTAWFDIVAGLIISYINFTASKEVWEAARFQGDPMELLDDD; encoded by the coding sequence ATGGACAAGGCTTCGCTCCCGGCCATCCGGCGCACAATCCTTACCGTGGCGTTCTTAAATGCGGCGTACTTCGTCGTCGAATTCGTGATGGCCATCGACCTCGGCTCCGTCTCACTGTTTGCCGATTCGGTCGATTTCCTCGAGGACACTGCGATCAATCTCTTGGTCTTTTTCGCCCTGACCTGGAGCTTCGCCGCACGACGCACGGCCGGCAGCGTGCTGGCAGGCATCATCCTCATTCCAGCGGTTGCAGCGCTCGTGACGGCAGTGATGAAGATCGTCAACCCCGTCGCCCCCGAGCCTGGCGCACTGACCACCACCGCCGTGGGTGCACTGATCGTCAACGTCGTGTGTGCCGTCCTCTTGATGAGGTTCCGCGACGACGACGCCGACTCCTCCGGTCTTGTCCGCGGCGCGTGGCTGGCCGCTCGCAACGACGCCCTCGCCAACATCCTCATCATCCTGGCGGGCCTGGCCACGTTCCTCGTCAGCACCGCATGGTTCGACATCGTGGCCGGGCTGATCATCTCCTACATCAACTTCACAGCATCCAAAGAGGTGTGGGAAGCCGCCCGCTTCCAGGGCGACCCCATGGAGCTTCTCGACGACGACTGA
- a CDS encoding glycine betaine ABC transporter substrate-binding protein encodes MPEGLQLLDQAEATDQDSYVVARAFSEENGITSLADLAGVCGQTYRRRQLRIRKPAERPKGLKKFYDVEVGFTPIQDKGGPLTIKALKDGEIQLADIFSASPAIKVNDIVVLGDPKGMFLSSHVAPLASASLDPAAVKVINAVQSKLTAASLVALNVKSFQDQQPVATIAAVALSAWLAGPARGAEHPAAHKNGGRDIPATAFTMCEPRGSRFSSGERAGRGSPRGGSPRQS; translated from the coding sequence ATGCCCGAGGGGCTGCAACTCCTCGACCAGGCGGAGGCGACCGACCAAGATTCCTACGTGGTCGCTCGCGCTTTCTCCGAGGAGAACGGCATTACCTCTCTGGCCGACTTGGCGGGGGTATGCGGGCAAACTTACCGACGCAGGCAACTCCGAATTCGAAAACCGGCCGAGCGGCCCAAGGGCTTGAAGAAGTTCTACGACGTCGAAGTCGGGTTCACCCCGATCCAAGACAAGGGTGGCCCGCTGACAATCAAGGCCCTCAAGGACGGCGAAATCCAGCTCGCCGACATCTTCTCGGCCAGCCCCGCGATCAAGGTGAATGACATCGTAGTACTTGGCGATCCCAAGGGCATGTTCCTGTCCTCGCACGTCGCGCCGCTGGCATCGGCGAGCCTAGATCCCGCCGCCGTGAAAGTGATCAATGCGGTCCAATCCAAGCTTACCGCCGCGAGCCTCGTGGCCCTCAACGTGAAGTCGTTCCAGGATCAACAGCCGGTAGCAACAATCGCCGCCGTCGCGCTATCGGCGTGGTTGGCGGGGCCAGCCCGCGGCGCAGAGCACCCCGCCGCACACAAAAACGGTGGCCGGGACATCCCAGCCACCGCTTTCACGATGTGTGAGCCGCGAGGCTCCCGCTTTAGTTCTGGCGAGCGAGCAGGTCGCGGATCTCCTCGAGGAGGATCGCCTCGTCAGTCTTGA